The nucleotide window ACCCCGGCAATCTTATACATCATCGGTTTCAGGGTATGGCTGTTGATGGCGACATTTTTCACGGAAAAGTCGGAGGTCACATAGGCATGCATCAGGGCAAGGAACGACAGCAGAACCAGCAGGAACTGCCCATAAGCCGCAGGTGTCGCCAGCGCCATGAGCCGGTCATCACGCCGGTAGGTTCCAACCAGGGGTACGATGCCCTGTACAACCGCCAGGGCAAAGGCCAGCACCAGGGCGAAATGTCCTGTTTCAACAATCATTGCGGGGCACCTTCGCCTTCATGCTGCCAGAGACCGCGTTTCTTCAGGCTTTCAGCAACTTCCTTGGGCATATAGTTTTCATCATGTTTGGCAAGAACCTCGCTGGCGATAAAAATGCCGTTTTCATCCAGATGTCCCTCGGCGACAACGCCCTGTCCTTCGCGGAACAGGTCGGGCACCTGGCCCCTGTAGACGACCTGCAGAGAATCGTTACCATCGGTGACGGTAAATTTATAAAGAAGTTCGTCGTCTCCATGGACCAGACTGCCCTCTTCCACCAGACCGCCGAGACGGAAATCCTGACCGGCAGGAATCTGTCGCTCCAGAACCTCGGTCGGGTCATAGAACATACGAATACTGTCCTGCAGGGCGGTCAGAACCAGCCCCACCGCCAGGCCAAGCACGGCCAGGCTGCTGATCACAAGATACATGCGGCGGCGTTTGCGGGACGCGGCGCGACGGCGCGGAGGCTGGGCTGGGCTGGGCTGCTGTTCCGTCATGATGATTACTCGGTCACTTCTTCCGTTTCAGGAGTATTGAGTTCTTCCAGGCGGCGCAGTTGCTTGAGGTCCTGCTGCCGGCCGATCCAGCTCTGCAGGGCCAGCAGCAGCATGACGGCCGCCACAATACCGAAACTTCCCCAGACAAAAAGACCATATTCACCCATCGTTTGTCCCTGTCAGCTTCTGGCGCAGGGTCCGGATACGCCGGTTGAGAATCAGGCTCTGCAGACGCCAGATCAGGACCACAACGAAATAGGCGTTAAAGGCCAGGATCATGGTGATCAGCGGCCACAGCATATCCGGGTGAATGGACGGGCCGCCCATACGGATCAGGCTGGCCGGCTGATGCAGGGTCGCCCACCATTCCACGGAAAATTTGATGATTGGGATATTGACCACCCCGACAATGGCGACAATGGCGGCGATACGGGCGGCCTGCACCTGGTCGTCGATGGCCTGCCAGACCGACATATAGCCCAGATAGAGGAAAAACAGGATCAGCACCGAGGTAAGCCGGGCATCCTGCCACACCCAGTAAGCGCCCCACATGGGTTTGCCCCACAAGCTGCCGGTGATCAGTGCCAGCAGAGTGAACGCAGCCCCGATCGGGGCCGTGGCCCGGGCGGTATAATCCGCCAGGGGATGTTTCCAGATAATGCCGACGATGCTGGCCACCGCCATCAGCACATAGCCGAACATGGACATATAGGCGGCCGGCACATGCACATACATGATGCGGAACGCCGCGCCCATCTGATAATCTTCGGGAGCCACATAAAGGGAGAGATAAAGTCCGGCAGAAAGCAGAATAGCCGTCAGACCCAAAGCCCAGGGCTGGATCAGTTTACTCAACCGCATGAAGCGGGCGGGATTTGCGAACTTATGCATGATCTGAGGTCTATCGCCAACTTATGTTTTAATCAAGTTATTTGGACATATTCCCCACAAATTTCACAAACTCCACCCCGGTTGCCGGACAGCCAGCCCCGATATCTTCCACAATGCCAATCGGCCGTCCGGCAGGAGGTTTTCATTCTAGTGTTTGCCAGGGTCCAGGGCAACGCCGCGGCGTTCATAACGGGCATAGGCCTGCATGGCGACCAGTGTTTCATCATCAAGCGGCAGCGCCTTGCCTTCCAGCGGATTGATGATGCACCAGTTGATCATTTCACCGAATACAATGACCCGGCCGATCTGCTTCTGGAACTTGGGATAGGTTTCCGGATGGGTATTGGCCGCATTGGGATGACACTGGGCACAGGCCACGCCATTGGTGCCGAGATTGCCGTCAACCCAGGCTGCGCGACCCTTTTCCACCGCGGCCATGTATTCCTTGGTCCAGAGATCCACATCTTCCTTGTCGAATTCATCCGCCTGGGCGACGGGTGACAAGATCATCAGCCCCCCCAGGACAAGAGCAAAGTTCTTTATCGTCTTTTTCATGTCAGTCTCCCATCCTCAATAATGTTTCTGCGGCAAAATCAGCCCGGCTTCCTGATAGGTCGTGTCCACCGGATGACCCTTTTCCGGATCATAGGCCACAGTCCGGGATTTATTCTGCGGCAGGCTGTAGTTCACTGACGCCTTGCCGCTGTTGATGTCAATATACTGCCAGCCGGTGGCATCCCGCTCGAAGAAGGGATCAGCCCGGTTCATCGGAATGGTCAGCTGCGGCAGGTGGCTTTCCGCCTGCACGTAGGACTGCGGATAGGGCCAGGGCCAGGCTGTCGCCATCACCGCATGGAAGCTGATGTTGTCGATCTGGTTGTACTGGATCTGGTGCACATGGCCGTACAGAACCGTCGCCTTGTCGAATTTCTTCAGAAGCTTCTGGATATCCTCGGCTTCCTCAGTCCAGAAGTTCCAGTTTTTGAAGATTTTCTGGATCGGGGAGTGGGAACAGACCACGACCGGCGTATCCTTGCTGACCTTCTTGAGATCGTTCTTCAGCCAGTTCATCTGTTTCTTGCCGATCATGAAGGGAGATCCGCGCGGATCATCCAGGCCGGCCATCACGCCCATGCGTTCCTTGCCGTCCTTCCAGCGGTTATGGGTCCAGTCATCATCGACAATAATACTGTTCAGAACCACAAAATGCACACCCTTGTGGTCGAAGCTGTAATACTGGGGCCCGTTATGTTCGGACCAGTATTCACCCAGATCCAGGTAATAGTCATGCTCGCCAAGCACATAATGGGTATCAAAATTGTTGAGCCCGGCCATGATTTCGAAGCCGTGATCCAGTTCCGGTTTGGTGCCGAGCTGGGCCAGATCGCCGCCGTAAATCACAAAATCCGGCCGCGGATTCATCAGGTTACATTCGGCTACCGCCCGGATCAGACCCCGGTCCCAGTTGCGGACGAATTTATTGCCGCGGATATGCTGGATATGACTGTCGGAGATATAGGCGAAGGTGAAATCCTCCTGCTCCCCGCCAAAAGCCAGTTTTACGCTGGTGATCGGCAGACAGGCACCGGCGACCAGCGCCATTCCGTTGCGCAACACCGTCCGCCGGGTGGTATTTTCCGCCACAGGAGTATCTTCAAGAAGTTGTGCTGTGGTCAGATTCACATCGTCAATATGTTTCATTGAATCCTCCTATTTGGTCAGTTCGGCGAGTTTTTCGAGAGATTCTCTGGAGCTGGTCAGCGCCTTGAGAAACTCGACAAGATCGGCTTTTTGCTGGTCGGTCAGATTGAGAGGACGAATGCCGCCGCTCTGGAAATCATTGACCGGACCGTCCGCTTCCACCCGGCCGCCGTTGTTATAGAAATCAACAACCTCTTCCAGGGTTTTCAGGCTGCCGTCGTGCATATAGGGTGCCGTCAGCTCAATATTACGCAGGGTCGGCGTTTTGAACGCCCCGATATCGGCTGGTGCAGTGCTGACGACGAATCGTCCCAGTTCGGAAGCTTCCTGATTGGTCAGAACCGTCACATCAAGATCGGCGCCGCCTTCCTTGTCCTGAATAAAGGTTTTCGTGACCGAATCAAGACTGTCAGAAATCAGTTCAAAGTTAACGTTCAGGTTATGAAACTTGTTGTCAGTAAACAGGGCGAAGGTCTGGCTGGTGGTGTGGCAGGACACGCAACGGCCTTCAAAGCGGAATACCCGCATGCCGCGGATGGCCGCCTCGGACATGGCTGTCTTGTCACCGCCATACATATAACGGTCAAAGGGACTGTCCCCGGCAATCACTGTCCGCTCAAAGGAAGCAATGGCCTTTTTAACATGGTCCATGGAAATCTTTTTCTGGGAAATGCCAAATGCCTTTTTGAACATTTTGCCATATTCCTTGTCGCTACGGACAATTTCCAGAATTGGGTCATGGCTTTCGAGGCCCATTTCCACCGGGTTGACAAAAGGCCCTTTGGACTGTTCTTCCAGATCAGGTTCACGACCGTCCCAGAACTGGGTGTGCATATAGGCGGCATTGATCACCGTCGGCGCGTTGCGTGTCCCGGTCAGCCCGTTAATGCCTTCCGATACCGAAAGCGGACTGTCGGTAAAAGCCTTGCCGCCGTCATGGCAGGTGGCGCAGTTCACCTCACCGGTGCTGCTGAATCTTTTGTCATTGAAAAGCTTGATGCCGAGCAACACTTTTTCCTCGGTAACCGGGTTATCTTCCGGCACCGGCACCGGCGGCAATCCAAGCGGTGTTTCCGCCACTGCTGAAAGTGGCGCGATGAGCACGGCACAAAGTGCGCCAGCTGCGAGAATGGTCTTTTTCATCATCCGTCTCCCGTTTCTCCAGTGAAGACCAACTTGTCCCCCGTGCGTCTGTCGCACTTCATTGAACTATAATTAGACAAGTTACAGAAAAAACTATAACCTATTGAAAGTATAAGTAAATATATGAATATTTAAACCATCCCTATTTTATCTACAAAGCACACTTATAACTTGTTGTTTTATAATGAAAAACTGCTACTGCGCCCGTTCACATATTTCCGAGCATAAATTCAGACGGATGTTAAAGGGCTATATCTCTGACCATACTGCGCAACAGGTGGCGAGCGAGACTCACCTTAATATCAACAGCGTCGATCGTTATTTCCGGCTTTTTCGCCAGCGAATCGTTTTGTTGACCGGAACAGCTGCAGAAAAAACTCTCCCCGCTGAAAAAAACTATCCCGACAATGCCGGGCATATTCTGATCGGCGTGCTGAAAAAAAAGCAGCAGGCTTATGCTGAAATTATCGCCCCGCAATATTATGAAACAGCGGCCGGGCTTCTGGCGAACCAGGTCGGCATCGAAGACATCATCTATCAGCAAGACTGGCCCGGCTATGACGAACTGATCGACATCAGTTGCGACAAAAGAATCCGGATCCGGAACACCGGCATCTCCGGTTTCTGGGATTTCGCCCATCTTCGCCTGAGCAAATTCCGCGGCATGCATAAATCCACCTTTCTTCTTCATCTGAAGGAATGCGAATGGCGTTATAATAACAGAAACCAGGACCTGTATGCGTTGCTGCTGCGGGAATTCCGCCAAAATCCACTGTAGAGTCGGCGCCATTCCCGACACCCGCCAGCTCCGCCCGCATGCCATTCGTCGCATGTCATCAATGTTTCATCGATCCGCCATAGTTCCGCCGCGATTTTCAGACTAAAATTGTCAATCGGAGAACTGCTTTTCTCATTAATTGTTAAACTGTTTGTGATTGTATCATCGGATGACCTGGAACGCCGTAAAAAGACCTGTGAAACTGATTGTTGGCTGGATATTATTCATCGCCGGCCTGATCATTGCGCCGATGCCGATTCCCATCGGCCAGATCACGGCGCTGGTCGGCCTGAGCCTGCTTGTCTCGGAAAGCGAGAGGGTCAGAATCTGGGTTCAGAAATTCAGACGGCGCATTCCCGCCCTCTGTCGGCAATTGACCAAAGCAAAACCCCATTTGCCGGCTTTCCTGAAAAACCTGATTGACCGGACAGACCCGGCCCACCTGAATAATTCTTCAGGCCCGGCCTGACTGTTCCCGATCAGCCCAGACGTCAGTCCAGGCCAGCCCGCAGGGCGGCAGCCGCAGCCCACGGGCCAAGCACGGTGCTTCCCAGGGTGAAGCCAACCAATATCATCACCAGCAGATAAGTGTCATATCCGCCCACGGCCGCCTCCACCGCCAGGACGCTGAAAATCAGCACAGGAATATATAGCGGCAAAACAAGAAGCGACAGCAACACACCGCCGCGGCGAAGGTTGACCGTCAGCGCCGCGCCGATGGCACCGATAAAGCTGAGCGCCGGGGAGGCCAGCAGCATCACCAGAACCAGCGGCAGATAGGCCTTTGCCGGCAGGTTCATCATCAGGCCCAGAACCGGGGCAAGGATAATCAGGGGCACTGCCGTCGTCAGCCAATGGGCAATGGACTTGGCCAGCACCACCAGTTCCAGCGGCAGCGGCAGCAGGACAAATTGATCCAGGGAGCCGTCTTCATAGTCGGCCTGGAAAATCCGGTCCAGCGACAGCAGCGATGACAACAGCACCGCCACCCAGATCACGGCAACGGAAATACGCGACAGCATGTTGAGTTCCGGCCCGACGGCAAAAGGGAACAGCGAGACCACCATGGCAAAGAAAAACACCACCATCAGGCCGGTGCTGCCCTGGCGCCAGGACAGTTTCACATCCCGCGTTACAATCTGGAGGAACTGCGCCGTCATGACCAGACCTCCGACAGCGACCAGTCCTCTGTTTCAGAGCTCATTCCGCCTGAGAAACGATTCATATCAAGATACAGAACCCGGTCAGACGACAGCGAGAGATCAATATGGGTAGCTGTCACGATCAGTCCGCCTTTGTCCAGGAAGGCGGTCATCACCTGCGACAGTTTTTGCACACCGTCCTGGTCAAGCCCGACAGTCGGTTCATCCAGCAGCCAGACCAGGCCGCCGTGACAGACGACACGGGCAAGCGCCGTCCGCCGCCCCTGGCCCGAGGACAGATAACGGGCCGGCTGATCCCGTAACCGGTCAATGCCAAGGGACGTCATGGCCTGTTCGACCCTGCCTTCCTCTACACCGTGCATCCGGGCCCAGAAGGCGATATTCTCCCTGACCGTCAGTTCCGGCTTCAGGGCGTTCTTGTGCGCCAGATAACAGATATTTTCGCTGATCCAGTCGCCGTCACCGGTAAATTCTTCTCCGGCAAAGCTCAGGCTTCCGGAGCGGACCGGCAACAGGCCTGCGATGGATTTGATCAGCGTGGACTTGCCCGACCCGTTGGGACCGCGCAGCACAAGCGCCTTCCCCCGGGGCAGGGAAAACTCCAGATCCGAAAAAACCGTAAAATCACCCCTGGAACAGCACAGGCCGCTTGCCTCAAGAATTATTTTGTCCTCCCGACGGTCACGCTACAATTTGCGAGCTATAGCATTTTGGCGGCAAAGACAGAAGGAAAATTGAAACCGGGAAATAAAAGTGCCTGCCTCCGCACCCGGACAGGACGGAAAGCAGGCACCCGAAGGCGGGCATCTATTGAGGACAGGTTGGAGTGTGCCCGCCTAATGCTTAAACCGGATCAGAATCCGGTCAGGACTTGATCCGGTTAATCTTTGAGAACGCGCTGGTAAATGTCACCTGCCCACAAAATCAGGGCGGTGGAAAATGAGAAAAGTGCCGTACCCACGAGAATGTCCGTCCATGCCACACCCTGGTCCGCTGCCGGACCGGCGGCGGAATAGTCGGCAGAAAACACAATGAATGTGGTCACCATGGCAAATGAAAGAAGCAGCCGCGGCCAGAGGGAATTTCTTTTTACGGCGCGGGCGATAATCCGTCTTCTCATGTCACTCTCCTGCTGTTGTGTTCTGGAAACCTCTACATTCAGAAGTCTAGACGGGCATTGGGGTGTCAATGAGACCGCATTGGGAACAAAATCGGGCAGAATGTGACCGGATGGCCATATTCTGCCCGACAGCGCTGACTGAGTGGACGAAAAAAGATCAGGAGACAGCCTTGATGTCTGCCAGGAACCTGTCAAACCTTTGGGTCAGTTTCTCCGATTCCCGGTTAAGCCGGTTGGCATTGGTCAGAACATCATTGGCGACCCGGGAGGTATCCTGGGTGCCCTGGCTCACGGACACCACATTTTCCTGAATGCCGTTCATACCGCCGGAAACCTCCTGAACACTTTTTACAATGCCCCGGGTTGCTTCCTCCTGACCCTGAACCGATGTTGCAATTTCCTCCGATGTCCGGGAGATGGTCTTGATAGTATCCCCGATCATGCGCATGGTCCTGACAGCTTCCACGGTCGCGGCGCGCATACCACTGACCTGGGAGGCAATTTCATCGGTCGCCTCAGCGGTCTGGCCGGCCAGGTTTTTCACTTCCGAAGCGACCACGGCAAATCCCCGGCCGGCGTCACCGGCCCGGGCGGCCTCGATGGTGGCGTTCAGGGCCAGAAGATTGGTCTGCTCGGCAATATCATTGATCAGGCTGATCACGTCGCCGATTTTCTGGCTGGCGTCTTCCAGTTGCTGAATATGGACGTTGGCACGCTCGATTTCCTCCACCGCGCCGCTGGTCCCTTTGGCTGATTCAACGACCCGGTCAGAAATCTGGTCCACCGTGGCCATAAGATCACTGGCAGAAGAAGACACCGAGGACATATTCTGCGTAGACTGCTCGGAGGCGGCCGCCAGCGCTTCGGTTTTTTCACTGTTGGCGTCGGCGAGGGAGAACATTTCCCGGGCCGCCCCCTCCATTTCCACCGAGGCAGAGCGCACGTGAGTGAGAACATCACTCATGGTCTGTTCAAATTCCAGACAGATGCGTTCCAGCCGTTCACGTTTCTCGGTATTGACCTGACGTTCCTGCTCTTCTTTTTGCATTTTTTCAAGAACCAGTTGATGTTCACGCTCCGCCGCCTGTTTTTCGGCTTCCATACGTTGTTCACGCTCGCGCACCTGGTCAAGCTGGGCCTGTTCCATTTCCCGCCGGGTTTCACGAAATTTCTCGATAGCCGCCACCATCTGACCGATTTCATTATTCTGGGCAGGAATATCAATCGTTACATCGCGCTCACCCCGGGCAAGCGACATCATCGTTTCCGTTATAATCCGGATCGGGCGGGTCAGGCTGTGGCTCAGCGGCATGGAGAAAAACAGATAAATCCCGAGAGCTGCCAGGGCGACCAACCCCATGACCACGGCAAAACGGGTCAGTGCCATCTCATAGGCCACCGCAGCCTCCACCAGGCCGTCACGGGCATATTCGGATACCGCCTGAAAATCGGGCACCATGGACTGATAGATTTCATCCAGTCTGGCAGA belongs to Emcibacter sp. and includes:
- a CDS encoding metallophosphoesterase family protein is translated as MAENTTRRTVLRNGMALVAGACLPITSVKLAFGGEQEDFTFAYISDSHIQHIRGNKFVRNWDRGLIRAVAECNLMNPRPDFVIYGGDLAQLGTKPELDHGFEIMAGLNNFDTHYVLGEHDYYLDLGEYWSEHNGPQYYSFDHKGVHFVVLNSIIVDDDWTHNRWKDGKERMGVMAGLDDPRGSPFMIGKKQMNWLKNDLKKVSKDTPVVVCSHSPIQKIFKNWNFWTEEAEDIQKLLKKFDKATVLYGHVHQIQYNQIDNISFHAVMATAWPWPYPQSYVQAESHLPQLTIPMNRADPFFERDATGWQYIDINSGKASVNYSLPQNKSRTVAYDPEKGHPVDTTYQEAGLILPQKHY
- the ccmD gene encoding heme exporter protein CcmD, which gives rise to MGEYGLFVWGSFGIVAAVMLLLALQSWIGRQQDLKQLRRLEELNTPETEEVTE
- a CDS encoding methyl-accepting chemotaxis protein; its protein translation is MLMLTAGFVWNFGKINNEYRNYHTYERQGTLGVELVRLSLQVRQDEKDFLLYQDKRYLQDHDRTSDRLLKNITDFLDQTDEGELADSLISLKNKFSNYLGQFSTLVSGVTRLGTTDETGLRGSLKQSGDRAEEALDETNLPEIQVAFLKMRKFEKSYILDSQAVNQRWYKIHLRTVKKGIPRANISKERKEKVLELVGKYEQSFSEYVTLREEVATASARLDEIYQSMVPDFQAVSEYARDGLVEAAVAYEMALTRFAVVMGLVALAALGIYLFFSMPLSHSLTRPIRIITETMMSLARGERDVTIDIPAQNNEIGQMVAAIEKFRETRREMEQAQLDQVREREQRMEAEKQAAEREHQLVLEKMQKEEQERQVNTEKRERLERICLEFEQTMSDVLTHVRSASVEMEGAAREMFSLADANSEKTEALAAASEQSTQNMSSVSSSASDLMATVDQISDRVVESAKGTSGAVEEIERANVHIQQLEDASQKIGDVISLINDIAEQTNLLALNATIEAARAGDAGRGFAVVASEVKNLAGQTAEATDEIASQVSGMRAATVEAVRTMRMIGDTIKTISRTSEEIATSVQGQEEATRGIVKSVQEVSGGMNGIQENVVSVSQGTQDTSRVANDVLTNANRLNRESEKLTQRFDRFLADIKAVS
- the ccmB gene encoding heme exporter protein CcmB, which codes for MTAQFLQIVTRDVKLSWRQGSTGLMVVFFFAMVVSLFPFAVGPELNMLSRISVAVIWVAVLLSSLLSLDRIFQADYEDGSLDQFVLLPLPLELVVLAKSIAHWLTTAVPLIILAPVLGLMMNLPAKAYLPLVLVMLLASPALSFIGAIGAALTVNLRRGGVLLSLLVLPLYIPVLIFSVLAVEAAVGGYDTYLLVMILVGFTLGSTVLGPWAAAAALRAGLD
- the ccmE gene encoding cytochrome c maturation protein CcmE, with protein sequence MTEQQPSPAQPPRRRAASRKRRRMYLVISSLAVLGLAVGLVLTALQDSIRMFYDPTEVLERQIPAGQDFRLGGLVEEGSLVHGDDELLYKFTVTDGNDSLQVVYRGQVPDLFREGQGVVAEGHLDENGIFIASEVLAKHDENYMPKEVAESLKKRGLWQHEGEGAPQ
- a CDS encoding heme ABC transporter permease, which gives rise to MHKFANPARFMRLSKLIQPWALGLTAILLSAGLYLSLYVAPEDYQMGAAFRIMYVHVPAAYMSMFGYVLMAVASIVGIIWKHPLADYTARATAPIGAAFTLLALITGSLWGKPMWGAYWVWQDARLTSVLILFFLYLGYMSVWQAIDDQVQAARIAAIVAIVGVVNIPIIKFSVEWWATLHQPASLIRMGGPSIHPDMLWPLITMILAFNAYFVVVLIWRLQSLILNRRIRTLRQKLTGTNDG
- the ccmA gene encoding heme ABC exporter ATP-binding protein CcmA is translated as MILEASGLCCSRGDFTVFSDLEFSLPRGKALVLRGPNGSGKSTLIKSIAGLLPVRSGSLSFAGEEFTGDGDWISENICYLAHKNALKPELTVRENIAFWARMHGVEEGRVEQAMTSLGIDRLRDQPARYLSSGQGRRTALARVVCHGGLVWLLDEPTVGLDQDGVQKLSQVMTAFLDKGGLIVTATHIDLSLSSDRVLYLDMNRFSGGMSSETEDWSLSEVWS
- a CDS encoding cytochrome-c peroxidase: MMKKTILAAGALCAVLIAPLSAVAETPLGLPPVPVPEDNPVTEEKVLLGIKLFNDKRFSSTGEVNCATCHDGGKAFTDSPLSVSEGINGLTGTRNAPTVINAAYMHTQFWDGREPDLEEQSKGPFVNPVEMGLESHDPILEIVRSDKEYGKMFKKAFGISQKKISMDHVKKAIASFERTVIAGDSPFDRYMYGGDKTAMSEAAIRGMRVFRFEGRCVSCHTTSQTFALFTDNKFHNLNVNFELISDSLDSVTKTFIQDKEGGADLDVTVLTNQEASELGRFVVSTAPADIGAFKTPTLRNIELTAPYMHDGSLKTLEEVVDFYNNGGRVEADGPVNDFQSGGIRPLNLTDQQKADLVEFLKALTSSRESLEKLAELTK
- a CDS encoding PGPGW domain-containing protein is translated as MTWNAVKRPVKLIVGWILFIAGLIIAPMPIPIGQITALVGLSLLVSESERVRIWVQKFRRRIPALCRQLTKAKPHLPAFLKNLIDRTDPAHLNNSSGPA